GGATGTAATTAGGGTACCTGGTTTCCGAAACTGTTCAACACGTTCGTAGACCGACCGTTTAATATCCAGCCGTTCTACAACCACTTCAATCACCCAGTCGTAGGCCCCTATTTCTTTCAGGTTATCATCAAAATTACCCAATTTGATCCGGTCGGCAAATTTGGGGCTATACAGCGAAGCGGGGCTGGCTTTCAGCATCGCCTGAAACGAGTCGTTCACGATTCGGTTCCGAACGGCCGGACTAGCCGTAGTTAAGCCTTTGGCCTGTTCTACTTCGCTAGGTTCTTTCGGCACGATGTCTAACAGGAGTACATCAACGCCAATATTGGCAAAATGAGCCGCAATGCGTGAGCCCATAATACCTGACCCCAGCACAGCCACGCGCCGGATCGTACGATTTTTGGTCTGAAAAGACCAGCCCTCCGATTTGGGTTTTTCTAAGGTAGCTTCCATGGTTTAGTTTAACGCAAATAGAACAGGCTGAACCCATCTAACAGAACGCGTTCAGCCTTAATTGACAGTATGTTAGTCCAGAGAAAGTTCTTCGGATTCAGTTGTTTTGATGCGGGCATTTTCGTCTTCCACCATCTGGATAATGTCTTTCATGACCTCAAAAAAGATGACCAGTTTATCCAATGGGATTTTCTCCCGAACCATATTATTGAACAGGATTACGCCATCGCGGGCGAGTTCGCGTTTGGCTTTACCTTCTTCAGTCAGAAATATTCGGACAAACCGCTTATCGGTTTCGTCCACTTCCCGACGAATCAGGCCCCGTTCTTCCAGACTTTTCAGCATTCGTACCAGCGAACGGGGTTCCATGCCTAGTGTCGGTCCAATTTTAGTGGCGGGCGTACCTTCTTCCAGGTCGATGTTGAGCAGCACATACCCTATCGCCATAGTGATGTCGTAGCGGGCTGCATAGGCGTTATACATGCGTGAAATGGCATGCCAACCCCATTTTATATGAAAATCAACGGTTTTCTCCTTCTTCATGGTCGATGTCGTCCTATCCCTTCTGGACGTAAATCTACCATTTTTTACCAAAAATAGTATGCATGCATACGGATTTTATAAAATAGATGCCAGCCTGCTAATGCATTCGTGGAGTCGTGTAGCCGCTCAAACTAGCTATACGATTCCACGAATGGATCAGTCAACTACTCTGCCAGCAGCTTATCAACAAGCCGATTAAACTCTTCGACGTACTGATCGTAGTATTTGCCGGTACCGGGCCCTGAGAAACCCGTATGGATATGGCGTACCTGGCCTTTTTTGTCGATGAAGATCGTTGTAGGAAAGGCCACAACGGCATTCAGATCAGGTAATGCTTTGGAAGCCTGTGCTTTATCGTTGGTCCCGGCCAATACAATCGGATAATCAATTTTGAATCGTTGCTTCATCCGCTCAAGTTTTGGCCCCGACACAGCCATATCCGGCGAACGCTCGAACGATAATCCCAGAATTTCAACCCCACGGGATTTGTTCTTTTTAAACCAGGGGCTCATAAAGTTCGTCTCGTCCATACAGTTGGGGCACCACGAACCCATAATCTGTACGATGGTCACTTTGCCTTTAAAACGTGGATCTGTCAGCGAAACGACATTTCCATTCGGTTCGGGGAACGAGGCCTTAAGTGTTTTTGAGCCAGGTTTCAAATAGGTTAATTTAGCGGGGTCGGGTAAGTCTGCTTTGGGATCGAAACGAGCTACCCAGGCTTCATAGCCCGAAATACCAGCCCATAAGCCGCCCTTGAGGGTTTTAGTAGCTGGATCATGTTTCGCTTTAAACAAATACACGTGCGACCCATCGAAACAGGACAAAAACAGACTATCGCCCACTACATTGCCTTCCAGATACCGATAATCGCCCGTGGGCGTCAGGAATGTACCTGTCAGCCGATTTCCCTTCTGATCGAAAATACCGACCGCGTTAACAGTGTCGACGTTGCCCGTTTCGCTGCCGAAATCCGTAGCCCATTTGCCCGTAACGTTTGTCGATGCCGACCGACCTCCTGACTCGCCGTCTGGTACAAACCGATACGTCTTTCCATACTCGGCTTCGAACGGCAAGGTTTGTAGAGGTTGTCCGACTCGTTTCCGACGATATGTACCCCGGAGCGTATTACCATTTATCTTTGCGACCAGTTCCGACTCAAACAGGGCATTCGGGATGCGGATCGAATCGCCCTGTACGGTAGCCGCATCGAGCGGTAATCGTTCATTGCCGTTTAGAGCGAACACGGTGTATGTATTGGTAGCAGAACCAGGCTGAATCGACAATCCAAATGGCAGATCGCCACCTTTGGTTTTGAGCACAGCCCGATATTGGCCCGGTTTGACGGAAGATACCTGTCCGAAACCGACCGTAATAAGCGAGATGAATAAGCAGACTATGATTCCAATTCTACCAGCTTTGTGATTCATAGAATTTGTGAGATAGCTCCTGTTTGATAGCTTTGTACGTTGTCATTCCTCGCAACGTGTTATCCTCTAAAATAGTTGTTATCGGGCTGCGTTCACACCAAATTCCTTGAAATGCGTTTTCTTTTCACTTTTTTATCCTGTATTTTGTCTGGAACGTTATTTGGCCAATATCAAAATCGTTCCGTATCGCTAACGGATAGAAATGATAAAACAACAACGGGCTTTATCCATTTTTACGACTGGGATAAAAGCCCCGGCTACATTGAGTTTGGGCGCGACTCGCTGAGTTCCTACACTCGAATTCAGGCCAAAGACATACAAAGACTGACGATTAACGATGGTCCTGTTTATGAAGGCTTGTACTTAAAAATGCCTTACTATGTTAAGACCCCGATAAGCGTGGGCGAACGTATATATGAGCGTGTCGATTCCACCTATTATTTGTCAGAACTGCTGCTGGATAGTCAGTCGATAAAACTATACCGAATCTTTGATGCGAATGCTACCGTTCGATTTGTGATAGCCAAGTATGACTCGCTGGCACTGTTGCACAACATGACGATCCCATTAATTAAAGGACCAACGCTTTACACCTACAACGATCCGGCCTATCGAAAACAACTTCGGGAGCTCTTATATGAATGTCCAACGCTACGTACAGATGCCGTTCAGTACACAGAGTCCAGCATTATTAAGCTTCTTAAAGAGTACCTGACATTTTGCCGGATAGATTCTAAAATATACCTGGAACAAAAAAAATGGAGCAAACCCATTATCGGCGTCGGTGGGTTTGGCTCAATCTGGCAAACGAAGTATCAACATACCATTGGCTATGGCTTAACCGCTCAAATTCTTTTCCCAAGGCAATTTCATAATGTCTTTGCCGTAATTGATCTGGGCAACGTCCGCCAGACGACGTTTACCGGCGACGAAAATGTTTACCAAATTGGACTCTACGCTGGGCGTTATTTTGGCAAAAAAGCGATTCAGGCTAAACTTTATACAGGTTTATCCACCGTTTTAGGCTTATTCGATACGGGGGCAGGAATAAGCTATAAGAAAATACTTTCGGCCGAAATTCGGTACTCCCCTTTAATGAACAAGATTTACGACAGCTTTCTTCAGGTAACTCCGCTGATTAACTTGAGGGCAGTTGTTCCGCTTAGTCGTTGAACCAACTAATCGAACCATTAGTAGCCCTGATCAACCAGGGATTATAAATGACAAATTACCACGAACCTGTTTTATTGCAAGCTTGTATCGACGGGCTGAATTTACAACCCAACGGCACCTATGTCGACGTCACCTTTGGGGGTGGTGGACACAGCCGTGCCATTTTACAGCAACTCGAAGGAGGCCGTCTGTTTGGATTTGACCAAGACCCAGACGCCCGCACCAATGCCCAGGCGCTTAATGATCCACGACTAACGTTTGTAGCCGCTAATTTCCGTAATATCAAGCGTTATCTCCGCCTTTACAAAGCCGAACAGGTCGATGGGATTCTGGCCGATCTGGGCATCTCATCACATCAGATCGACACGCCCGAACGCGGTTTCTCCACCCGTTTCGACGCCGACCTTGATATGCGAATGAACCAGCATGCCGACCGAACGGCCCGTGATGTGGTCAACACGTATCCAGAAGCTGACCTTCACCGCATTCTGGGTATGTATGGCGAGATTACCAACGCCCGTACAGCAGCCAGTGCGATTGTGTCGGCCCGATCAAACCGACCTCTGAAAACGGTAAATGATCTGAAAGCAGCCTTGCAGCGACTGGTGCCACGCGGTAAAGAGAACAAGTATTTTGCGCAGGTTTTTCAGGCCTTACGAATCGAAGTAAACGAAGAACTACAGGTGCTGGAGGAATTTCTGGAGCAGGTTCCGGAAATTTTGAAACCGGGCGGTCGGCTGGTCGTTATGTCGTATCATTCACTGGAAGACCGACTGGTGAAGAATTTCATCAACAAGGGAAAATTTCAGGGCGAGGTGGAGAAGGATTTATTTGGAAATGAGATCAAGCCGTTGCAATCTGTTACCCGCAAACCTGTTGAAGCCACCCCCGACGAAATTGCCCGTAATCCACGCGCTCGTAGCGCCAAATTACGTATTGCTGAAAAGATTTAATGAACTATTTGCCGTAGTGCGGGAGTAACCCGCGATCCTGGCTAAAAATCGCGGGTGGCCACCCAAATTACATATGAAACTACTCTATTCCAGCCTTTTCGCGCTACTACTACAGTCAGCTTTTGCCCAGACAGCTCCCCCGCGACTCATTGTTCGTGGCGACGATATGGGTTATTCACATGCGGGTAACGAAGCACTGATCAAATGCGTCAAAGAGGGTATAGAGACGTCGATTGAGGTTATTGTTCCGTCGCCCTGGTTTCCGGAAGCCGTTAAGATGCTGGCCGAAAACCCAACGGTGGATGTAGGCATTCACCTGGCCATCACCAGCGAGTGGGATAACGTCAAATGGCGGCCTGTATCCGATTGTCCGAGTCTGCGCGATGCCGACGGGTATTTCTATCCGATGGTCCGACCGAATAAAAATTATCCCAAACGTTCGATTGTCGAAAACGACTGGCAGTTGGCCGACATCGAGAAAGAGTTTCGGGCCCAGATCGAATTAGCGCTAAAGAAAATACCCCGTATCAGCCATTTTTCCAGCCATATGGGCTGTTCGGATATGAGCGCTGAAGTAAGTGCATTGACCCAGAAACTAGCCAAAGAGTATAGGATTAGCATCGTTCCCAAGGATTTCGGCGTCCAGAACGTAGGCTATATTGGCCCACACGCCACTTCTCAGGAGAAAATCGACAGCTTTAGCAAAATGCTCGAGAGTCTGGAAGGGGGTAAAACCTATTTATTTGTCGACCACCCCGGACTCGATACGCCCGAAGTACGAGCCATTCACCACATCGGCTATGAACAGGTAGCCATCGACCGCCAGGGCGTAACCGATACCTGGACTGACCCACGCATAAAAGCCCTGATCAAAACCAAAGGAATCCAGCTCATTAGCTATAAGGACCTAGCCAAGTAATGATTGAATGATTGAATTGTTGAATGATTGAATTGTTGAATTATTGACACAATCCCATTCAACAATTCAATCATTCAATCATTCAACATTAATTTACGCCCACACTTTTGTGCCTTCGGTGCAGTTTCGGCACATATCGATTTCGGAACGGGAGCGAAGCAGTGTCTGGCGAAAATCCTGATAGGCTGGTCCCTGCCAGAGATCGGCGAAGGATTGCGTTTGCAGATCGCCAAGTCGGTGGTGCGCATCTTTGTCGAAACAACAAGGCACGACGAGCCCATCCCAGGTTATGACGCAGGAATGCCACATTTTCCAGCAATGGTCTCCAAACCCATTTTTGATACGATACGAGCCATCGGTTTGTTGTGCATACCGACTGTATTGATCCAGCGTTGGAATAAGATCAGAACCTTGCTCGTAATCATAAATCTGAGCCGTTTTCAGGCCAACTTCGTCTACGCCCAACTCACGGGCAAGTTTTTTAACTTCGGCAATCTGATGTTCATTGGGTTTTACGACCAGAAATTGAAACACGACGTGTGGCGTGCGTGATTTCAGCTCTTTCTTCCAACGCAGGATGTTCTTTGTACCTTCCAGTACTTTTTCCAGCTTTCCCCCAACCCGATACTGCTGATACACTTCCTGCGTGGTGCCATCAATGGAAATAATTAGCCGGTCCAGCCCCGATTCGACGGTTTTACGGGCATTAGCATCCGTCAGGTAATGGGCATTGGTACTGGTAGCCGTATAAATGTTTCGCTCGGTGGCATACCGCACCAGATCCAGAAATTGCGGATGCAGATACGGTTCGCCCTGAAAGTAAAAGATCAGATAAAGCAGGGTTTCGTGCAATTCGTCGATGGTTCGTTTGTAAAGGTCTTCACCGAGCATCCCTGTCGGACGGGTAAACGAACGTAGGCCGCTAGGGCATTCAGGACAACGCAGATTACAGGATGTAGTCGGTTCAAAGGACACCGACATGGGCAGGCCTTGTTGCTGTGGTCGGCCGGTTTTCCGGGCGATATAATAACTCGACAATACCTTAAGCGCATTGGCCACCCGCTTGGGTGTGAGCTTGGAGGCAAAATTAAAGCCGTCGATCAGGTTGCGATTCATGTAGTAAAGGTACAACTCCCCTGCCAACAATCAGGCTGCAGATGCCATCATGGTCATGTATAAGTTGGCACCGTATCCACAGGCTAACAGAAGTGCAATCAAGTCAGTATTTATGGCCGGAGTAAAGGTTTCAGCAAAGTCAACACCGTAATTATAAGCCAGTTTGTTCCACCGAAATTTGGGAATCAGTTGTATCAACTCCATATGCTGTTCGTCTTCGAGCACAAATCGAAAGTCCCAGAATCCTTTGCTTTTTAGTCGGTAATTTTTCGTGATCCCTGATTGCTCCTCTAAACGAATCAGGATATGCCCCTGCCAGTTAAAGGTAATATCACCTTTATCGACCCCATTGATCAGCACATCGAAGGCCGAATGCCAGAAATTTCGCGACTTAATTGTAATCTGATCCTGTTGAAAGCTGGCGGTACCACTGCTCGAAAACCAGTTTTCGTATTGAAAGTGTGTAATCAATACCTCTTTGTTGTCGATGAGGTCGAAGCTGCCGTTACTGGCGGTTGATGAAAGTTGATAGTTCACTGTAAAACGGAAAGAGTTTACCGAAAGACTTTTTTTAGATCAATTGAAATACCGTTGGTCGGGTCTGTGAGTATAGCGTTATGAAATACCAGTTCGTCGGCATTAGGCTGGAGAATAACTACTGTCCGAAATAAAGGCTGCACAAGCCAGTATGACTTCGTTCCCGCAGCAAAATATTCCTTCGCTTTTGCCGTCAACTCAGTATCGGATTGCGATGGTGAAACGATTTCGATTACGGCCAGTGGTACGTCACTTTCCTTTATCTCATCCTCCTGCCAGTTGGAGACTTCGGCCGGAAAAATGCTTAAATCGGGCACCAATGGCGGATTGGGAGGAGCAAGCGACTGTTCGCTCCGAACATCAAATTGGTCTTCGTAATGGACAAGTATCTCTGAGCCAAGTCTGATTTGCAGTCTTGAATGGTTTTTACTAGGCATAGGCTTTCCGCGCTCGATTTCATAGGTTGAGCGGGTGACGTCCTCTTCTACCTGTTCTGCTATAACCGCTTCCATAATTTGTGACATATTCTTGCGTGAAAGATACAATAAATCAAGCCCATCAAAGCGACCAATTTCACTAATTTGCCTACTTACTCAATTAGCACTGATCTAACCGGATTAGTCAACACTGCCTTCTGCAATATACCAACCGCAACGGTTTCGATCAAGCACTTGCCACTCGCCAGATCCGGCACCCCGCTTCGTCAAAAACCACTTCGCTTTCAGGCAATTCTGGTATTTCGTCAGGTAGCTTGCCAGTCATAGAAGCCGCGAAAATGTATTCTGATGGGGTGGATTCATCAATCACCCTGGTCTGCTTCCAGACAATAAAGTCAGACTCGCCAGGAGCAATCAGCCATTCTGTTTCTCTACCCACAATCTCTGCCCAAATGCTTTCGGCAAATTCACGTATGCGTAGAATGGCCTCAAACTGGTCGGCGTTTTGCCCCCATCTGAATGGCGCGTGCGTTACTTTATCGGTTTGCCGGTCATCACCAATCTGGAAAACGTACAACTTACTGTACTCTTCGTTTTCGCCCCGTTGCTCGTGCAGATTCCGTACCTCAAACCCCATGCCGACATAACTTGGCATATCGGTCAGAAACAGGGCCGTGAAATAGCGAAACAGATTGCCGGTCCGATAAAACTCATCGAAACGGGGGTCGTCCTTATCCGCTGTCATAACGGTAAAATTGGGAGCGAACCGACGGGTTTTCAGGTAGGTATAGTAGTCGGAAAATTGGCGCCTGAACTCCGCTGACCCAACAACCATCGACTGCAAATCACCCAGCGTCGAGTCGGCTTCGATGGCTTCAAGGTGATCAAGTTCGTTACCATACCCCATTGTATCGGGGGGTGCCAGAAACGTTTCGGCAAAGAACCCGTAATAGGGTACTCCATTGGCCTGCACGTATTTTTTGATGGCTCGCAGGGGGTCATAATACGCATCCACTTCGGCCGGAACACCCGTAGGGCGCATCTGTACGTGAGCCATATCGCCCCGCATGAAATCAAAATTGTACGTCCGCTGGCAATCGTACACTTTCCGACAGATGTAGTCCCAGGCCGGTTTGTTCGGCTGGTCGAAGTCCAGCTCCCAGTGCTGATTGTTATCCTTTGACTCATAAAACCGATACCGGGCCAAGGGCCCAAACACGCGCGACATCGCTTCGGGTTTATCGAATGCGTACTGATACCAGGTTTGTCCGAAATCGTCAATCACGTAGTCATTGGGATCAATATGTATGCCTCGGTAAGGTGGAGCCATAGTCATCGGCAACGTCTCATATCCCTGTGCAACCAGATGTTTAATCAGCGCCAGTCGTCGCCGGAGTCGTCCGCCGTAATCGTGTGGATAACCGAATAGCATTCTCAGCCGTTGGTTGTCCATCAGAATTGCCAGATCGGTCGAGAAAAAGGCATCTTTGGCAAACGCCAGCGGAGAGCCGTCGGCCGAGCCATGAAATTTCAGGTACTGCCAGATCGACTCTTCCACACAACGATGAATGAAGCCCGAATGATCGGCAAGTGAATCGGGATGGCCTCCTTTTACGTCGCGCTGTACCCATTCAAACAAGCTTGGACAGGCAAGCACCATCTCCGAAAATCGGTCGGTATGGGGAATCACATCCATGCCCACCGTACGGCCCATGGCATGAAGCAGGTTGACGACAATCTTAAGCTGTTTTTCAACCGAATCGAGGGCAGGAACCAGCCGAGCCAGTTCAATATCGAAAAATTCGGGATTGATTTCCCAACTCACCATGCCATACAAACTACCCACCACACCAGGTTCCCAGATCGGCAACAAATGGATACTGTCGTGGCTGGCAGATAGCGTCAATGTGTAGTTGATCAGCTTCCAGAACGAGCCAATGGTACGCACATTGACGCCAATCATATTGCTCCGTTTGAGCCATGAGCCATCCGTGTTTCCCCTGGCAGGACTATCAATGGTTTCGTTCGGATTTAACGCCCGCCGTAGGGTGTCGTTTCCTAATCGTTTGTGCAGTATATCGAGGGTCTGATACACTGAAAACTGGACAGCCGTCTGTGGTAACAAACTTGAAATAAACGACATACGCCCAGACTCATAGGCGTCAGTATACAACCTATACTGCTGTTCCCAGCGAGCTTGACTAGTGGCGATTGTGTTCGGCATAGGGCAAATGTAAACGCACTTTTTTGAAAACCAAATGCCGATTGTTTGTGTCAAAAAGACACGTAGCAGTACTTTTTGTACGTACTCGGTTACGCGTATAGGGTTGTTTTCAGGTCAAGCCTATTTAATATGTCCGTAATACTTTTAGCCGATGGTTTTTATTGACACGTATGTGCGGATTGCTAATCAGGTGAAATAAGATCCCACTCAATACCAGCGAGCCCACAACGGGCAAGGTATTGCTGTAGAATCCTCGGTTATTGACAACATCCGCTAGCAGATAAACCCCTCCGGCAATCGGAAACAGGGTCCCGGCAGCGGTTATGAATGGAATCCGACGGTGTAGCAAAATAGTCTTCACTTCATCGAGCCGAAACGTTACGGGCTCATCCCGATTCATTACCTCATTGGCCATTAAAATACTGAACGTACTGTCGGTAACGTCGTATAGCTCCTCTCGGTATTTTTCTCCCCTGGCCTTAAAATGCAGCTCATCACCAATGAAATAGCGGTAGCGCCGGAAGCCACCGATTGCATGATTGACATCGAACGCCAGATAGCGCGAAGGACGGATCAATGCCGAATAAGAAGTCCCTCTTCGCTGTAAGAGTTGTTCAGTCGTGAGGGTATCCTGTGGCTGGGCAAAGGCCATCGATGTTGACAGACCCAAAGCCAGGAGCAGACAATAACGGAGCAGCATAGCAGTATCGAAACAAATCAGGTGGTTACGTAATAAAACGCAAACTACTGGTTTTGTTTCTTAAAAAATAGTTAAGATGAACCAATAAACATCTCTGATGCTTTGGTGGCATAGAGCCCTGAAACCGAACAACCGTTTAAATCCCAGTCGAAAGTGGTAAGAACGGTTGGGGCAATTTCGCCGTAAACTGCCTGACCATTTCGGCTCTCCCTTGACTACTCCTGACTTTTCCTCAACTTTGCGGCCATGATTACTGCCCCTCAACTCCGAACATTTACCGAACAAGTTTTTATTGCCATTGGCTGTTCCGAAACCGATGCCCGATTAGCCGCCGACGTACTGGTCAGTGCCGATTTACGGGGTGTCGATTCACACGGGGTGGCTCGTTTGCCGGGTTACGTGCGCCTGTACGATCATGGGCGTATAAACCCAAAACCGCACATCCATGTTGTCCACGAAACGCCCTCAACTGCTGTTGTCGATGGAGATCGGGGGCTTGGCCTTGTCGTTGGGCCCTGGGCTATGCGGGTAGCCATCGAAAAGGCCCGCACCGCCGGAACGGGCTGGGTAGCGGTACGAAATTCCAACCACTTCGGTATAGCTGGTTATCATGCCTTGTTAGCTACTGAACATGACATGATTGGACAAGCCATGACCCACGCAGCCCCGCTGGTAGCTCCGACGTTTTCGCTGGACAAACTCCTGGGAACCAACCCAATTGCAGTCGCTATTCCGGCGGCTACCGAA
This window of the Spirosoma aerolatum genome carries:
- a CDS encoding SPASM domain-containing protein is translated as MNRNLIDGFNFASKLTPKRVANALKVLSSYYIARKTGRPQQQGLPMSVSFEPTTSCNLRCPECPSGLRSFTRPTGMLGEDLYKRTIDELHETLLYLIFYFQGEPYLHPQFLDLVRYATERNIYTATSTNAHYLTDANARKTVESGLDRLIISIDGTTQEVYQQYRVGGKLEKVLEGTKNILRWKKELKSRTPHVVFQFLVVKPNEHQIAEVKKLARELGVDEVGLKTAQIYDYEQGSDLIPTLDQYSRYAQQTDGSYRIKNGFGDHCWKMWHSCVITWDGLVVPCCFDKDAHHRLGDLQTQSFADLWQGPAYQDFRQTLLRSRSEIDMCRNCTEGTKVWA
- a CDS encoding polysaccharide deacetylase family protein; this translates as MKLLYSSLFALLLQSAFAQTAPPRLIVRGDDMGYSHAGNEALIKCVKEGIETSIEVIVPSPWFPEAVKMLAENPTVDVGIHLAITSEWDNVKWRPVSDCPSLRDADGYFYPMVRPNKNYPKRSIVENDWQLADIEKEFRAQIELALKKIPRISHFSSHMGCSDMSAEVSALTQKLAKEYRISIVPKDFGVQNVGYIGPHATSQEKIDSFSKMLESLEGGKTYLFVDHPGLDTPEVRAIHHIGYEQVAIDRQGVTDTWTDPRIKALIKTKGIQLISYKDLAK
- a CDS encoding Uma2 family endonuclease, giving the protein MSQIMEAVIAEQVEEDVTRSTYEIERGKPMPSKNHSRLQIRLGSEILVHYEDQFDVRSEQSLAPPNPPLVPDLSIFPAEVSNWQEDEIKESDVPLAVIEIVSPSQSDTELTAKAKEYFAAGTKSYWLVQPLFRTVVILQPNADELVFHNAILTDPTNGISIDLKKVFR
- a CDS encoding alpha-amylase family protein translates to MPNTIATSQARWEQQYRLYTDAYESGRMSFISSLLPQTAVQFSVYQTLDILHKRLGNDTLRRALNPNETIDSPARGNTDGSWLKRSNMIGVNVRTIGSFWKLINYTLTLSASHDSIHLLPIWEPGVVGSLYGMVSWEINPEFFDIELARLVPALDSVEKQLKIVVNLLHAMGRTVGMDVIPHTDRFSEMVLACPSLFEWVQRDVKGGHPDSLADHSGFIHRCVEESIWQYLKFHGSADGSPLAFAKDAFFSTDLAILMDNQRLRMLFGYPHDYGGRLRRRLALIKHLVAQGYETLPMTMAPPYRGIHIDPNDYVIDDFGQTWYQYAFDKPEAMSRVFGPLARYRFYESKDNNQHWELDFDQPNKPAWDYICRKVYDCQRTYNFDFMRGDMAHVQMRPTGVPAEVDAYYDPLRAIKKYVQANGVPYYGFFAETFLAPPDTMGYGNELDHLEAIEADSTLGDLQSMVVGSAEFRRQFSDYYTYLKTRRFAPNFTVMTADKDDPRFDEFYRTGNLFRYFTALFLTDMPSYVGMGFEVRNLHEQRGENEEYSKLYVFQIGDDRQTDKVTHAPFRWGQNADQFEAILRIREFAESIWAEIVGRETEWLIAPGESDFIVWKQTRVIDESTPSEYIFAASMTGKLPDEIPELPESEVVFDEAGCRIWRVASA
- a CDS encoding peroxiredoxin family protein; the protein is MNHKAGRIGIIVCLFISLITVGFGQVSSVKPGQYRAVLKTKGGDLPFGLSIQPGSATNTYTVFALNGNERLPLDAATVQGDSIRIPNALFESELVAKINGNTLRGTYRRKRVGQPLQTLPFEAEYGKTYRFVPDGESGGRSASTNVTGKWATDFGSETGNVDTVNAVGIFDQKGNRLTGTFLTPTGDYRYLEGNVVGDSLFLSCFDGSHVYLFKAKHDPATKTLKGGLWAGISGYEAWVARFDPKADLPDPAKLTYLKPGSKTLKASFPEPNGNVVSLTDPRFKGKVTIVQIMGSWCPNCMDETNFMSPWFKKNKSRGVEILGLSFERSPDMAVSGPKLERMKQRFKIDYPIVLAGTNDKAQASKALPDLNAVVAFPTTIFIDKKGQVRHIHTGFSGPGTGKYYDQYVEEFNRLVDKLLAE
- the rsmH gene encoding 16S rRNA (cytosine(1402)-N(4))-methyltransferase RsmH, translating into MTNYHEPVLLQACIDGLNLQPNGTYVDVTFGGGGHSRAILQQLEGGRLFGFDQDPDARTNAQALNDPRLTFVAANFRNIKRYLRLYKAEQVDGILADLGISSHQIDTPERGFSTRFDADLDMRMNQHADRTARDVVNTYPEADLHRILGMYGEITNARTAASAIVSARSNRPLKTVNDLKAALQRLVPRGKENKYFAQVFQALRIEVNEELQVLEEFLEQVPEILKPGGRLVVMSYHSLEDRLVKNFINKGKFQGEVEKDLFGNEIKPLQSVTRKPVEATPDEIARNPRARSAKLRIAEKI
- a CDS encoding MarR family winged helix-turn-helix transcriptional regulator, encoding MKKEKTVDFHIKWGWHAISRMYNAYAARYDITMAIGYVLLNIDLEEGTPATKIGPTLGMEPRSLVRMLKSLEERGLIRREVDETDKRFVRIFLTEEGKAKRELARDGVILFNNMVREKIPLDKLVIFFEVMKDIIQMVEDENARIKTTESEELSLD